In Acidobacteriota bacterium, a genomic segment contains:
- a CDS encoding AAA family ATPase gives MEANLDTAVESKPEGASGLRRTRDIPPTEIFSELRRGVLGQDEALRFVAVAIYKHTTGRVSGNLLLVGNSGTGKTTIMNNIQRLYDAVPEYRPYRALTILNANLLVDSDRTEFRPDRMLRSIEQRARLLLGQEPTAEDLQETMERATVCIDEIDKMTSILGGKPNPLGVVLQQGLLTLMEGEKVAYQTRAWVDGREQDVTLRIDTERMMFCCGGAFEGLYDQVYNRVMKPGSGVKLRSEARRTADGKVRIDTIFSLAEFLKVKDMFEYGMVPQFMARFDKIVLMKELPREVLEEILLHSYDSPYVRSRRFFETLEIDLEIEPLAAALVAEAATKEGRTGARALRDVFSKVINRFEFDPWNSGGLSESEGQTRLVISADEVRSAIA, from the coding sequence CGCGATATCCCCCCGACGGAGATCTTCTCCGAGCTGCGGCGCGGAGTGCTCGGTCAGGACGAAGCCTTGCGCTTCGTCGCGGTGGCGATCTACAAGCACACCACCGGGCGGGTGTCCGGAAACCTCCTCCTGGTCGGCAACTCCGGCACCGGCAAGACGACCATCATGAACAACATTCAGCGCCTCTATGATGCGGTGCCCGAGTATCGGCCCTATCGCGCGCTGACCATCCTCAACGCCAACCTGCTGGTCGACAGCGACCGCACCGAGTTCCGGCCCGACCGCATGCTGCGCAGCATCGAGCAGCGGGCCCGGCTGCTGTTGGGGCAGGAGCCGACCGCCGAAGATCTCCAGGAAACGATGGAGCGGGCGACCGTCTGTATCGACGAGATCGACAAGATGACCTCGATCCTGGGGGGCAAGCCCAATCCCCTGGGAGTGGTGCTGCAGCAAGGTCTGCTGACCCTGATGGAAGGTGAGAAGGTGGCCTACCAAACCCGCGCCTGGGTCGATGGCCGCGAGCAGGACGTCACCCTGCGGATCGATACGGAGCGCATGATGTTCTGCTGCGGTGGCGCTTTCGAGGGACTCTACGATCAGGTCTACAACCGGGTCATGAAGCCCGGCAGCGGCGTCAAGCTGCGTTCCGAGGCACGTCGCACGGCGGACGGCAAGGTTCGCATCGACACCATTTTCAGCCTCGCCGAGTTCCTCAAGGTCAAGGACATGTTCGAGTACGGCATGGTGCCCCAGTTCATGGCGCGCTTCGACAAGATCGTGTTGATGAAGGAGCTGCCGCGGGAAGTCCTGGAGGAGATTCTGCTGCACTCCTACGACTCGCCCTATGTGCGCTCCCGTCGGTTCTTCGAGACCCTCGAGATCGATCTCGAGATCGAGCCCTTGGCGGCCGCCCTGGTGGCGGAAGCGGCGACCAAGGAAGGCCGAACCGGTGCCCGCGCCTTGCGCGACGTCTTCAGCAAGGTGATCAACCGCTTTGAGTTCGATCCCTGGAACAGCGGAGGCTTGAGCGAGAGCGAGGGGCAGACCCGCCTGGTGATCAGCGCCGACGAGGTGCGTTCCGCGATCGCCTGA